AGAGGtattctatgacttttcatttttatatcttCATTtctattattctttttttttttaaactgaaagaaCTGTAAACCCAAAAATGTACGTACCGATTAATGTTGTCTTCATTAGCCAAATTTGAGCGGTGACTGAAAGACACTTAAAATGTAAGGCTTAAAACCCAAGACTGTAAAATGATAAGGTGAGGGGTTGTAAACGGTGTCATCATTATGAAATATTACGACGACTTCACCGTGTATATAATGACATGCATGGACCTCAGACAGAAACAAAGGATGTAATACATTTGCTCTAGCCATCTGCTGCCatgctgggaaaaaaaagatattctAAAGAGCAGAGTTCCAAATGAAAGCTGGGAGATTATACCCATCATTACTAGAGCCGGAAGACAATACACTAATGATATTTATGAGGGTCATACAGATAGTACTCTAGAACACATCTTATTATAACATTGATTTAGCTTAGTTCATAGATTTAGCTTAGCTCATAGTGCATCTGCAAGCTAAAACTATGAACTAAGCTAAATCTGTATGATCCTGAATACACTGGTATGTTTATATTCTGCAGTTAAATAAACAGTTTTACCTGCAGCACATCCGATCCCACAACGAAAAAgtggaccaaaaaaaaagtacatagtACAAGTTAGTACATATTGTACTGTACAACCAAAGATATTCTAGACATACTTCAGAATATGAAGACAACCAAAGATGAGGGTTTCTAATGTGTAAGAACATCGCAAAAGTGTAATCAGAGACTGATAGATTAATGAAATCAAAGGACCAACTTTGACTTTATTTCTGTAATGAACTAATGTTTGAAAACCAATGTAACCTTGTTTATTAGTCGCCCTTATTCTGATCATCTTCATCTCCAGGTGTCAAAGGCAGCAGCCGACCTGATGGCGTACTGCGACACACACTCCTGCGACGACCCCCCTGATCACCCCCGTGCCCACCTCAGAGAACCCTTTCAGGGAGAAGAAATTCTTCTGCGCTCTGCTTTGAGCTCAATCAGGGATTGTTGTGATTAACAGTAcaactgtacagtatgtacatgtatgtacagtgtgtacatgtactTCTGATCTAAATAAGACATCAATGTACTATAGTAACCTTGCATAAAAGCTGCCGATGTACAGTACACAATCATCTACAATAATATCTAAATTCTTTAACCGCTAACGTCAGTCTCAGTGTTAGAGGGGATGAACAAACATAGCTTGAAAACAAAACCCAAACCTTCTATCAATAAAGAATCAGAATCATCATCATCCAAAGAAAAGAATGGACGTCTTGAGAAATTTAAGAAGCGGCTATCATCTAGTTGAAAACCCGTTTCATGCTCATACATATTACAGGTAACTGCCAAAAAAGGGAACAGTCTGTACATCAAGTGTCTTAACAAGCAACCGTCAACAGGACAGACTCATATTAAGGATTCTGCAGCATTTGACACTTAACTGGGAGGCTAAATTCCCACATTAGGTCTTTGGATTATGGTGGTGCTACATGTCTCAGATGCTACTCTTGATAGGTCAGGGATGTCGGTTTTCCCCATAGAAATTGTCCATACGTTTGAGACCTGATAACTGAGGAAGAAGACAAGCCTATGTTAGGTAATTAAGTATGACATCTCCCATGTGGCGATTACGCGTAGATGCAGGTAAAAAACCTTCAGATTACACATGCTTTACTTACAGGTCGAGGTCTTCATTCAGTGTTCTTTCTCCATTAACGTTTAGATTGGCTTTTAGAGCTACATCCCATCTATCGTCGATATATTTTGTATTCCTCATTCACTTTCCTCGGTTTTGGCAGTTACTTGTATCTAGCAAGGACAGCAGCTGTTTATGAGTGGATTATCACCATGTAATCAATTCATTTCAAGGCTGTATTAACGATTTTTGCTCATTTCTATACTGTTGCTGTGATGTGgatgtgcaagtgtgtgtgtatgcattagGTGCTACTGTGAAACTAAAACAATTCTGAGCATCTGATCACTGTCAAATCCAGATTTTATAGCTCAATAGCACAcagaccaaaaaaaagaaaaaagaaaaaaaagaccacaTTCCAGGGGTTATGGACTTTTAATTATATAATCTAAgccattaaaagaaaaagaatctACTATGTTATTATGAATCTGCCACCTGACCAATTTTATATTtgaggtaaaaataaataaataaatacagcagTTATAATGTACTTTTAAAGAGCGATGTACACCATCATTTTAACCAATCAGGTAGGAGAGGTTCTCCAGACGAGGGGCCCTCCGGCTTAACGTCTCTACTCATTTGTGAATCGAGGACTGATGTGAACGACTTGGGAATTGCTATTTTAATCAATAAGGTGTCACTTTCTCTGTGATTATTTCTTCATCTACAGCCCAGGCAATGGTTTACTTCTGTTAAATCACATccacacaaaaagaaaactgcttTCATTCAGAGCTCCCTCTGACACGGTCCCACGTCACGGGCGCCACAGCATCTTCGATACGACTTTTGGGGAACCCCTGCTCTGGACAATTTCCAAAAATGAGCCAATGTATTTTCAGTGTCTTGCAAAATATCAAAATTTGGAGCTTTGGCGAAAGAGTAACCATGGAGTATCaaatattgaaataaaacaTCCTGTTATCAAACATTTTCTCTcatttgtgattttattttgataaaaatcaaatctttaataaacatgtaaaaacaaatgtgtccaaatcTGAtactatttgttatttttttttttttttatttaataggaGCAATATCAAAACTGAAGTTTTCACAGTCAAATGCAAACACATCAggcagtgtttaaaaaaaaaagctgctacACATCGGTTACATCCTCAAGTGGCAGGTGGTGTGTGGAAGATTAAATGACACAGCCTGGACATGCGTTACTGCAGGTTTTATAGTTCATCGGAGTGAATAAAATGCTTTAACTAGCATGCATTAAGGCATCAAGATCATTTCAAGCTCAGTTATGAAGACCTGACCTAAATCAgttttggatggatggatttatcTATTTGTGAAGGTAAAGAAAAGGGATGGGGTTTTACCTCACTctttttaaactaagtaaattTCTACTGAAGCTTTAAATACATTCTATTATACGAGTACAGCATATCAACTACTTTAGCTACTTTATACATCCTGGTAGCCACTTAAGCACGCCAACACGTTGCATCAATATGAATGTGTTATACTTGTCGCAACTCCTTTCTCTTTACACCCAGCACTTCCGGCAGGCACTAAATGTATTGtaggtgcacgattcagaaaatgtcacaatttgATATCAATTTTCAGGCTCAAGcttcgattcaaaaacgattctagattaaaaaaaatgattcacagtatgtaaatgtagttacttttcccatgtaaaaaaaatatgaattgatttttggaattctataaAATCGATTTTGatatcggtagagcttgaatcgcgattcgaATGTGAATCAACCCCCTAATTGTTTGTAATGTATGTTTACTGCTAGCATATCTGGCAGACACATACCTGTACTTGTAAGTAAATTATTGAATGTCAAGGCTGCAGCAATCAGCAATAGACTGAAACGTTTTTGAAAGTGTTTGAGGATGTTGCATTGGCGTCTTTATTCATATACTTTTCCATCTTCGGGTTCAAACAACCTTTGAGCAGACCATATGTGGGGGTCTGGCCACGTTGTTTCTTTATTTGAGATCAAAAGTAAAAagtgtttgtaataaaaaaaaaaaaaaatattctgctAAAACAGTGTTACATTAGTTTTGAGGATTAGTTTTTGTGTGTCACATAAATCAGTCACACCCACTGTAAGACAGTTCAAACAGACAATGCACCTCTTTTAAACATTGTTGTTGGACCAAAAGTACATAATACTAAACTTTGATATGAtgtgccatttaaaaaaaaaaaaaaaaaaaaaaaaaaaaaaaaaaaacttacatcAACTTTCCAATGGCTTTAAAACCAGGCAAACGGGATAAAAGCCCAAGAGTGGCAGGTGAGTACAAATATTAGTCTGGATTGTACTGGTAAATCATCAGGTtacacagaaagaaaaatggGTGCTGAAGTGAAACATCAAAATGTGTCTGAAGGTATAAGGTTTAAACATAGAACAAGCTAGCCATGTTTAGCTAAAAAAACATTCCCAGTGCATGACCAACAATGGAAAATGGACATTTAAAATTCAACCTTTAGCAGAAGGTACATGCAATATTCCAATGACGTCGGACAAAATTAATATTATGAACATGTGCCGCTTTTTCCCAAAACTGGAAACTAACAGTGTTAGCCTGAGGCACCTCTATAGTTGGTTCTCACAGCATAACATTaataaaggctgcattacatttAGGTGTCCCTGTGTCACAGCCCTGATACTTGCATGCTGGCTCAGTGACATGACGTGACTTAATGGTAGACCGAAATTGACTTTTACTACTctactttaaaatgtccaccatAAAAGGGctacctgtgtgtgtaatgtgtgaattCAGTTTGGGGGGTTAagtataatttaaaaataaattgacttCAATACTCTCCCTATAGTGGACCATGTCAGTTCATATATATGGTGTAGCTGAATTGAATCAAGATCACAGACGTAATGTACAGTTTGGACTTTAGAAGTATAAAACAACGACTGAATGCTTTATAAGAAGGCGTCACACCATTCTTTAAGACAGCCATAGCAGTCACCTTGTTGTTTGACATTTGCCCCGCAAGTGTCCTTCAGCCAGTCCCGGAAAAGCTCCTCGTCTTTCTTTAGCACTAGAAACTGCCCGAGGACGACATACGCCTGGGAACGGAGATATgaaaagcaaaacagaaaatcTAATCAAGACAGGAATGCAAAGGGTTACAGTATATCCCACATCAACGGCCCTGTTGTCAAGGAGCCAATGTTTAATCACAGCCTGAAAAACAGCTCAGATAAGTATTGCTTTCCTGCTCTGAAGTGATGCCTGCATGAATAGAATAGTGGTATGTAGAAAAGGGGTGGCTAAGTTGACACCTTAAAGTACAACAGGATTAGATATTGAGCAagttgtctcacacacacacacacacacacacacacacacacacacacacacacacacatatgtggtAGCCAACTGgataacaaaaatgtttaagggAAACTTATTTTTACCCCACATTATAGAATGTTGTGCAAGCCTTTATCATTTGCTGTGTTAGCTGTAAGATTAAGCAATTTGTAGTTGGAATGCCATCATTAATCAAGTTATGCTTGAAGTGATTTCAACCTTACTGAAAGTATGGCAACATGTTTAAGATGCTAACAACAGTTGCAGCAATCACCGTTCAGACTAAAAAGCATATTAACAGCTGCTTTTACACAACTACAATTTGTATTGTAGTCGGATTTTACAAACATTACATGAGCTGGAATATTCATGTTACTTACTGACTGCATTTTGACCCTCTATGGACCGTGCATTTTGTAAGTTTATATTGCATGAAAAGGCAAATAAATCAAATCTCCattaccttgtcaaaaccttTTTCCTCCAGTCTCTTGCCATAGACCTCTCCAATGCCTGCAAGAGCCATCACAGGCTTCTCACCCATGGGCTCGGCCACAAAATCTCTATGTTTTTGGGATGTCGACGACATGGCTGCTTTTGTAGGTGGTCAAAGCTCACCAACTACAGAACTGTAACACAAAGACAATAGAAATTGAAATGCTGTAAAAAGCCGTGCAATGGAGAGAATGCAACCCCATCACTTAAGTTTTCCATTGTTTTCTTAACTCGTTTTGTTTCCCCCTTCTGATTCAACATGGGGTTAAACTTGACTGAGTCAGTTTTAAGTTTCAAGTATTCATTCACATCAAGTCAACAGCGTAGCAATTGTAGACATTGTGTATGCACCAAACCGTATTTAATATTTGGATGGAAATAAGTCTGAAGCCAGCTTCACTTTCCTACAGATGCTTCGTCTGTTAGCTTAGGATAAATACGTTTACGAGATACGATCAGTCTTAGCAATGCGCCTAAACTTAAACTTAAGAGTCGATCAAACTGGGCAATAAGTCCTGGTGCTTATAATAAGCGTTCTGAATTTGAAGTATGTAAAGGGTTTAAGATGTTTAAGCTGAAACAGGGTGTTAAGTTTCACTTCATTAACATTACTCCAACCTCAGTCAGTTTCGTTTTCATATCGACATATTTCAATCAATTGAACGTTGGGCGCAgcaaataaatatgtaaaaaaaaaaaatctatctactTTTACACTAAATTAACACCAGCAGATGTTTCATGGGTAACGTTACCAAAGCCCCGTTGTTTTGACAAAAGAACCAGACAACTGCaaacaagcagccactgcaaaATGCTTCACTAACAGGGTCATTATCtaaataatgttaatgtttgCCTGGAATTCAAATAGTTCCACACCTAGATACGGCACACTGGACAAACTCCATGTGTTTACTTTACACTTATTGATATATAGCGACTGACGAGCAACAATACGGTTAGCGATTACCCCCAGTGTTGAATTGCGCGCGCAATACATTTCAGTGCACAGCTTTAGCACAACGAGCTAGCTAAACGTTCACTTGATAGATTCAGACTGTGCCGTTTATTTCCCTACGAGTCGCCACGGCTTGTTAACTGTGGGTGGTggctttatttattgtttaaacatTACGTGATCGTTAAATAATCATCGCCATAGTCGATGCAGTTAGCGCTGTGAAGCTAAGAATCATGTTAGTAACGTTAGCTCCGGATTTAGGCGCCTTGAAATTAACGTAAACTTAACTCTAAAGTTGCTGCAACAGTAGCTAGCTTCTTACTATAAACTGTAACTACTGCTTCCTATCGTCTAATGCTACTCTTATTTGTTAACGGCATATTTTAGCTACTGAGAGTCACATGGTAGCTAATGGCTGAGTATCAACTTACCTTTTACTGTGTCCAGAGTAGACTGAATGTTTAGGCCTCTTGGCGTAGTTCCATGGAGCGCGGCGCCACTGCT
This genomic interval from Perca flavescens isolate YP-PL-M2 chromosome 13, PFLA_1.0, whole genome shotgun sequence contains the following:
- the gng3 gene encoding LOW QUALITY PROTEIN: guanine nucleotide-binding protein G(I)/G(S)/G(O) subunit gamma-3 (The sequence of the model RefSeq protein was modified relative to this genomic sequence to represent the inferred CDS: deleted 1 base in 1 codon), producing MKGDTPVNSTMSVGQARKLVEQLKIEASFCRIKVSKAAADLMAYCDTHSCDDPLITPVPTSENPFREKKFFCALL
- the banf1 gene encoding barrier-to-autointegration factor, whose protein sequence is MSSTSQKHRDFVAEPMGEKPVMALAGIGEVYGKRLEEKGFDKAYVVLGQFLVLKKDEELFRDWLKDTCGANVKQQGDCYGCLKEWCDAFL